One part of the Denticeps clupeoides chromosome 16, fDenClu1.1, whole genome shotgun sequence genome encodes these proteins:
- the LOC114766383 gene encoding very long-chain acyl-CoA synthetase-like, whose product MFATSAILAAALVAPLLLLLRIFWPYFWKDVRLAANLLRVLLTFAARRRRKPAYLVLDRFLEQAARHADRPFVVFEGATYSYRDADRQSNRIANALRSRCALTQGRTAALFLGNEPAFLFAWLALAKLGCAAALLNCNIRSKSLLHCFGCCGAKVLIAAAELADAVGEIKTSLEREGVTVLVLTRECNTPGFVSFLGDVENASEAPVPRSLRSEVTFRSPAVYIYTSGTTGLPKAAVVNNTRLLAALAVLSSNGVTAEDSVYLNLPLYHTAGFFIGFIGSIEIGSTIILRRKFSASQFWDDCRRHNVTVVQYIGEILRYLCNSPKKDNDKDHKVRLAIGNGLRADVWKEFLNRFGDIEIREFYASTEGNIGFMNDTGKIGAIGRTNFLHKKLFPYALIKYDTEVDAPVRDSSGLCIEVGRGETGLLVSKITDIAPFEGYARNKEQTEKKKVCDVSKKGDVYFNSGDLMRIDEDNFIYFQDRVGDTFRWKGENVATTEVSDILTMMEFVEEANVYGVQVPGHEGKIGMAAITIKEDEEPDWESMFSHISSYLPAYAHPRFIRIQNSVEVTATFKQMKVKLVEAGFNPSMVCDPLFFLNDKAKTYIPMTEDIYNSIVSGTIKL is encoded by the exons ATGTTCGCCACGTCCGCGATCCTGGCCGCCGCGCTCGTcgcgccgctgctgctgctgctgcggatCTTCTGGCCCTACTTCTGGAAGGACGTGCGCCTGGCGGCCAACTTGCTGCGCGTCCTGCTCACGTTCGCGGCGCGCCGGCGCCGGAAGCCCGCGTACCTCGTGCTGGACCGGTTTTTGGAGCAGGCCGCGCGCCACGCGGACCGGCCGTTCGTGGTGTTCGAGGGCGCGACGTACTCGTACCGGGACGCCGACCGCCAGAGCAACCGGATCGCGAACGCGCTGCGGTCGCGGTGCGCCCTGACGCAGGGCCGCACGGCCGCGCTCTTCCTGGGCAACGAGCCCGCCTTCCTGTTCGCCTGGCTGGCCCTGGCGAAGCTGGGGTGCGCCGCGGCGCTGCTCAACTGCAACATCCGATCCAAGTCCCTGCTCCACTGTTTCGGCTGCTGCGGTGCAAAGGTCCTGATCGCGGCGGCCG AGCTCGCCGACGCTGTTGGAGAAATTAAGACGAGTCTTGAGAGGGAAGGCGTGACCGTCCTCGTACTGACAAGAGAATGCAACACGCCGGGGTTTGTAAGTTTCCTGGGTGACGTGGAGAACGCCTCAGAAGCACCCGTACCGCGCTCGCTGCGCTCAGAAGTGACGTTCAGAAGCCCTGCTGTGTACATCTACACGTCTGGGACCACTG GTTTGCCCAAGGCGGCGGTTGTCAACAACACACGACTGCTGGCAGCCCTCGCGGTGCTGTCCTCCAACGGCGTGACGGCCGAGGACAGCGTCTACCTCAACCTGCCTCTCTACCACACCGCCGGATTCTTCATCGGCTTCATAGGCTCCATAGAAATAG GTTCGACGATCATTTTACGGAGGAAGTTTTCAGCTTCTCAGTTTTGGGACGACTGCAGAAGACACAACGTTACTGTGGTCCAGTACATTGGCGAGATCTTACGCTATCTCTGTAACTCCCCAAAG AAAGACAATGACAAGGACCATAAAGTGAGATTGGCCATCGGCAACGGACTCCGAGCAGATGTATGGAAAGAGTTCCTGAATCGATTTGGTGACATTGAAATCAGAGAGTTCTACGCCTCCACGGAGGGCAACATCGGCTTCATGAACGACACCGGGAAGATCGGTGCAATCGGCCGGACCAACTTTTTACACAAG AAGCTTTTCCCGTACGCCTTGATCAAATATGACACTGAAGTGGACGCGCCAGTGAGAGACTCCAGTGGGCTGTGCATCGAAGTGGGAAGGG GTGAGACTGGACTGCTGGTCTCCAAGATAACAGACATCGCTCCTTTTGAGGGTTACGCGAGAAACAAAGAgcagacagagaagaagaaagtgtGCGACGTTTCAAAGAAAGGAGACGTGTACTTCAACAGCGGCGATCTGATGAGGATAGACGAGGACAACTTCATCTACTTCCAAGACCGCGTCGGAGACACCTTCAG GTGGAAAGGAGAAAACGTGGCCACAACTGAAGTCTCTGACATTCTCACAATGATGGAGTTTGTTGAGGAGGCCAATGTCTATGGTGTCCAAGTGCCag GTCACGAAGGTAAAATCGGAATGGCTGCTATAACAATAAAGGAAGACGAAGAGCCTGACTGGGAAAGCATGTTCAGTCATATCTCCAGCTACCTTCCAGCTTACGCTCACCCACGCTTCATCAGGATTCAG AATTCTGTAGAGGTGACCGCAACATTCAAGCAAATGAAGGTGAAGCTAGTGGAAGCTGGCTTCAACCCAAGCATGGTTTGTgatcctcttttctttttgaacGACAAAGCAAAGACCTACATACCAATGACTGAGGACATTTATAACTCCATTGTGTCCGGGACCATCAAGctgtga
- the gatm gene encoding glycine amidinotransferase, mitochondrial, producing the protein MLRVRCLRGGSRGAEAAHLIGAMVGRAVAGWAQRALQSTSSSAAAAQHRVLEEDPVTEAAPHACPVSAYNEWDPLEEVIVGRAENARVPPFTVEVKANTYEKYWPFYQKYGGQPFPKDHLKKAIAEIEEMCNILRQEGVTVTRPEPIDWSLEYKTPDFTSTGMYCAMPRDILLVVGNEIIEAPMAWRARFFEYRAYRPLIKDYFRRGAKWTTAPKPTMADELYDQDYPIRTVEDRHKLAAQGKFVTTEHEPCFDAADFIRAGTDIFVQRSQVTNYMGIEWMRRHLAPTYKVHIISFKDPNPMHIDATFNIIGPGLVLSNPDRPCRQIEMFEKAGWRVVKPPTPLIPDTHPLWMSSKWLSMNVLMLDEKRVMVDANEDTIHKMFESLGIQTIKVSIRHANSLGGGFHCWTTDVRRRGTLQSYFH; encoded by the exons ATGCTGCGTGTAAGGTGTCTCAGAGGAGGCAGCAGGGGGGCTGAGGCAGCACATCTGATTGGAGCCATG GTCGGCCGCGCCGTGGCCGGATGGGCGCAGAGGGCGCTCCAGAGCACCTCCAGCTCGGCGGCCGCCGCCCAGCACCGGGTGCTGGAGGAGGACCCCGTTACTGAGGCCGCGCCCCACGCGTGTCCCGTCAGCGCCTACAACGAGTGGGACCCGCTGGAGGAGGTGATCGTCGGGCGCGCGGAGAACGCGCGCGTGCCCCCGTTCACCGTGGAGGTGAAG GCCAACACCTACGAGAAGTACTGGCCCTTCTACCAGAAGTATGGGGGTCAGCCTTTTCCCAAGGACCACTTGAAAAAAGCTATTGCTGAAATTGAGGAAATGTGCAATATTCTCCGTCAGGAGGGAGTTACTGTCACAAGGCCTGAACCCATTGACTGGTCTTTGGAATACAAGACTCCAGACTTTACTTCTACAG GCATGTACTGTGCCATGCCGAGGGACATCCTCCTTGTCGTCGGCAATGAGATTATCGAGGCTCCCATGGCCTGGAGGGCGAGATTCTTTGAGTACAGGGCATACAGGCCTCTCATCAAGGATTACTTCAGAAGGGGGGCAAAGTGGACCACAGCCCCAAAGCCCACCATGGCTGATGAGTTGTATGACCAG GACTATCCCATCCGCACAGTGGAGGACAGGCACAAGCTCGCTGCACAGGGCAAGTTTGTCACTACTGAGCATGAGCCCTGTTTCGACGCCGCTGACTTCATAAGGGCCGGGACAGACATCTTTGTACAGAGGAGTCAG GTTACAAACTACATGGGCATTGAGTGGATGCGTCGTCACCTCGCCCCTACATACAAGGTGCACATAATCTCCTTTAAGGATCCCAACCCCATGCACATCGATGCCACCTTCAACATCATTGGCCCAGGCCTGGTCCTGTCCAACCCTGACCGTCCGTGCCGTCAG ATTGAGATGTTTGAGAAGGCTGGCTGGAGGGTGGTGAAGCCTCCTACACCTTTGATTCCAGACA CCCATCCTCTGTGGATGTCCTCAAAATGGTTGTCAATGAATGTCTTAATGCTGGATGAGAAACGTGTCATGGTGGATGCCAATGAGGACACTATTCACAAAATGTTTGAAAGTCTGG GCATTCAAACCATCAAGGTGAGCATCCGCCATGCTAACTCCCTTGGAGGCGGGTTCCATTGCTGGACAACGGATGTTCGCCGCCGTGGTACCCTGCAGTCTTATTTCCACTAG